A single genomic interval of Mucilaginibacter robiniae harbors:
- a CDS encoding ABC transporter ATP-binding protein translates to MKLLLSYLKKHRWTVLLALLMTALNQCFALIDPFITGRIVDNYIIKRAQFERDDYVRGILWQITLAAIAALFSRIANNVQDYYTITIAQKTSAEVYADGMKHALAMPYYAHQEQRSGEKLGMLQRIRSDIENLVKATINVSFMTLFGIIFIAIYSLSISYKVTLVFFIAVPIITWLSWTLSRKIRVIHRAIVLKTSVLAGRTTESLRNIELVKSYGLADEEINRLNNTTFKILTLEVAKTKLLRMLSFVQGTTVNIVRSSMVVVLLILIFDKEISAGQYFSFLLYAYLLFGPLQEFGHMALTWREAQISIANFKRIMNMPLETVPDEPADAALINQISFDNVAFKYASTKRYALKDISFYADKGETVAFVGPSGSGKSTLIKLLIGLYQPADGQILYNGIPSDSYHLDMLRRRIGFVTQDTQLFSGTIKDNLTFVKPDATDEECIAALNKAACQNLLARADNGIHTLIGESGVKISGGEKQRLSIARALLRHPDILLFDEATSALDSITEEEITKTVQHISALKNRITLIIAHRLSTIMYADRIYVLENGSVAEVGNHQQLLELKGLYYAMWRQQVGERKLQEELDAFTDS, encoded by the coding sequence TTGAAGTTATTATTATCATACCTTAAAAAACACCGATGGACTGTGCTGCTGGCCTTGCTCATGACAGCATTAAACCAATGCTTTGCCCTAATTGATCCGTTTATTACCGGTCGTATTGTTGACAATTATATCATTAAGCGCGCGCAGTTTGAACGTGATGATTATGTAAGGGGCATATTGTGGCAAATTACGCTGGCTGCTATAGCTGCTCTTTTTTCGCGCATAGCTAATAATGTGCAAGACTATTACACTATTACCATTGCACAGAAAACCAGCGCCGAAGTATATGCAGATGGTATGAAACATGCCTTGGCTATGCCTTACTATGCACACCAGGAACAACGTAGCGGCGAAAAGCTGGGTATGTTACAGCGCATCAGGAGTGATATAGAAAACTTGGTAAAAGCAACTATCAACGTTAGCTTCATGACTTTGTTCGGCATCATCTTCATTGCCATTTACTCATTAAGTATAAGTTATAAAGTAACGCTGGTGTTTTTTATAGCTGTACCGATTATTACCTGGCTCAGCTGGACACTTTCTCGAAAAATCAGGGTTATTCACCGGGCTATTGTTTTGAAAACCTCGGTGTTGGCTGGCCGTACTACCGAATCATTACGCAATATTGAACTGGTAAAAAGCTATGGCTTGGCCGATGAAGAAATAAACCGGCTGAACAATACTACTTTCAAAATATTAACACTGGAAGTTGCCAAAACCAAGCTGTTGCGTATGCTCAGTTTTGTACAAGGCACTACCGTAAATATTGTACGCAGTAGCATGGTAGTAGTATTACTGATCCTGATTTTTGATAAAGAAATTTCTGCCGGTCAGTATTTTAGCTTCTTATTGTATGCTTATTTGCTGTTTGGCCCACTGCAAGAGTTCGGACATATGGCGCTTACCTGGCGCGAAGCACAAATTTCTATCGCCAACTTTAAGCGCATTATGAATATGCCTTTGGAAACTGTACCTGACGAACCAGCCGACGCGGCCTTGATTAACCAGATATCGTTTGATAACGTAGCTTTCAAATACGCTTCTACCAAGCGCTATGCTTTAAAGGATATTTCTTTTTATGCCGATAAAGGAGAAACAGTAGCCTTTGTTGGTCCATCAGGTTCAGGTAAATCCACTTTAATTAAATTATTAATTGGCTTGTACCAGCCGGCTGATGGTCAGATTTTATATAATGGTATACCCAGCGACAGCTACCATCTGGATATGCTGCGCAGGCGTATTGGCTTTGTAACCCAAGATACCCAGTTGTTTTCGGGCACCATAAAGGATAATCTAACATTTGTAAAACCCGATGCTACCGATGAGGAATGCATAGCTGCATTAAACAAAGCAGCTTGCCAAAACTTGCTGGCTCGTGCAGACAACGGCATTCATACCCTCATTGGCGAAAGCGGCGTTAAAATATCTGGTGGTGAAAAACAGCGACTTTCTATAGCCCGGGCCTTATTGCGCCATCCTGATATCTTGTTGTTTGATGAAGCCACTTCAGCATTAGATTCGATTACTGAAGAAGAAATCACCAAAACAGTACAGCACATATCGGCTTTAAAAAACCGCATTACTTTAATTATTGCACACCGTTTGAGTACTATTATGTATGCCGACCGCATCTACGTATTAGAAAATGGCAGTGTAGCCGAAGTAGGCAATCATCAGCAATTGCTGGAACTAAAAGGTTTATACTACGCCATGTGGCGCCAACAAGTTGGCGAACGCAAGTTACAGGAAGAACTGGATGCCTTTACAGATAGTTAA
- a CDS encoding pseudouridine synthase — protein sequence MVFKKPGNSRDDKSRNTSGRRAGSGNNPSSASSSRTRNSSSSFKKSDSNAPRKRFAEEGDKKPFSSSRRTTSGGSNAEDKSKGSFGDRKSFSSRGGNDNRGGEGKFRSSGTERSFKGTKSSSFKSRPEGNEESRDKRFSKPDRQNREGGFGNKPYRERSKPQRASESFKSEEFTEERPAKIMRGRKKPAEADDKHLIRLNRYISNAGICSRRKADELIIAGVVSVNGEVVSELGHKVDPAKDVIRYNGETLKREKMVYVLLNKPKDYITTTDDPQERRTVMHLVEKASRERIYPVGRLDRNTTGLLLMTNDGELADKLSHPRNNITKIYQIELNKNLTQGDLNKISFGLELEDGLIKPDMVTYVQGGTKREIGIQIHSGKNRIVRRIFEHLGYEVVKLDRAVYANLTKKDLPRGRWRYLDEKEIIQLKHLIQ from the coding sequence ATGGTATTTAAAAAACCAGGGAACAGTCGCGACGACAAGTCCAGAAATACATCCGGCAGGCGTGCCGGCAGCGGTAATAATCCATCCTCTGCATCTTCTTCACGCACCCGAAATTCATCATCTTCATTTAAAAAATCAGATAGTAATGCGCCGCGTAAACGCTTTGCTGAAGAAGGTGATAAAAAACCGTTTTCTTCTTCCCGCCGAACAACATCTGGTGGCTCTAATGCTGAAGATAAATCAAAAGGGTCATTCGGTGATCGTAAATCTTTTTCCTCTCGTGGAGGTAACGATAATAGGGGTGGAGAAGGCAAATTTAGAAGTAGCGGTACAGAACGTAGCTTTAAAGGTACTAAAAGTAGCTCTTTTAAATCCAGACCGGAAGGAAATGAGGAGAGTCGTGATAAACGGTTTAGTAAACCTGACAGGCAGAATCGTGAAGGCGGCTTTGGAAATAAACCTTATCGTGAACGCAGTAAGCCACAACGTGCTTCAGAAAGCTTTAAATCGGAAGAATTTACTGAAGAGCGCCCAGCTAAAATAATGCGTGGTCGCAAAAAGCCGGCTGAGGCAGATGATAAGCATCTGATTCGTTTAAATCGTTATATCTCAAATGCTGGTATATGCTCGCGTCGTAAAGCTGATGAACTGATTATTGCAGGTGTAGTAAGTGTAAACGGGGAAGTTGTATCAGAACTAGGTCATAAAGTTGATCCGGCTAAAGATGTAATTCGCTACAATGGCGAAACATTGAAGCGTGAAAAGATGGTTTATGTATTGCTGAACAAGCCTAAAGACTATATTACTACTACCGACGATCCTCAGGAACGCCGTACGGTAATGCACCTGGTTGAAAAGGCTAGCCGCGAACGCATTTACCCGGTAGGCCGTTTAGACCGCAATACTACCGGCTTATTGTTGATGACCAATGATGGAGAGCTGGCTGATAAGCTTTCTCATCCACGCAACAACATTACTAAAATTTATCAAATAGAGTTAAACAAAAACTTAACTCAGGGCGATTTGAACAAAATATCTTTTGGTTTGGAACTGGAAGATGGTTTGATTAAGCCGGATATGGTTACCTATGTTCAAGGCGGTACCAAGCGCGAAATTGGTATACAAATACATAGCGGCAAAAACCGTATTGTGCGCCGTATATTCGAACACTTAGGTTACGAAGTCGTAAAACTTGATCGTGCTGTATATGCCAATCTTACTAAAAAGGATTTACCTCGAGGCCGTTGGCGCTATCTGGACGAAAAAGAAATTATACAACTGAAGCATTTAATTCAGTAA
- a CDS encoding lytic transglycosylase domain-containing protein, translated as MKNSSAITDYISGKKEEKTQEEKTTLKFANEELPAQNVKVKHRLKRSAWRRNLHHLTSTAIQQRANRWLHVIEPILRRYGIPEDFKYIPLLESGFDLHCKSHRGAVGPWQFMPGTAREYGLRVNRSKDERMNIRKSTVAACKYLKELYAQFDSWTLAAAAFNGGSPRIKHAINHRNKGNYAAMHLNYETGTYVYKLAAIKNVLDKPEPINTEPVIALLKPDEILTLN; from the coding sequence TTGAAAAACAGTAGTGCAATTACCGACTATATATCGGGCAAAAAGGAAGAGAAAACACAAGAAGAGAAAACCACACTAAAGTTTGCCAACGAAGAACTACCGGCGCAAAATGTGAAAGTCAAGCATCGTTTAAAGCGTTCAGCTTGGCGGCGTAATCTCCACCATCTCACTTCAACTGCAATACAGCAAAGAGCCAATCGTTGGCTTCATGTTATTGAGCCTATATTAAGGCGTTATGGCATTCCTGAAGATTTCAAGTACATTCCTTTATTAGAATCGGGCTTTGATCTTCATTGTAAATCCCACAGAGGTGCAGTTGGTCCTTGGCAGTTTATGCCCGGCACAGCCCGCGAATATGGCTTAAGAGTAAATAGGTCAAAAGACGAGCGGATGAATATTCGAAAATCAACTGTTGCCGCTTGCAAGTACCTGAAAGAACTGTATGCACAATTTGATAGCTGGACTTTAGCTGCCGCTGCTTTTAATGGTGGTTCACCACGCATAAAACACGCCATTAACCACAGAAACAAAGGTAATTATGCTGCTATGCACCTTAATTACGAAACAGGTACTTATGTGTATAAATTGGCTGCTATTAAAAACGTGTTAGATAAGCCCGAGCCAATTAACACCGAACCTGTTATTGCTTTATTAAAGCCCGACGAGATCCTGACACTCAACTAA
- the uvrA gene encoding excinuclease ABC subunit UvrA, giving the protein MSKKTVDLGEQSEVEVYGARVHNLKNIDVSFPRNQLVVVTGLSGSGKSSLAFDTIYAEGQRRYMETFSAYSRQFMGGMERPDVDKVSGLSPVIAIEQKTTSKNPRSTVGTITEIYDFMRLLYARAGEAYSYVTGHKMERMSEDQILRTIMDKFDEQPVNILAPVVKGRKGHYRELFEQIRKQGYLKVYVDGAIMDVEPKMQVDRYKIHDIDIVVDRLVISEKDSKRLYTSVQSALKIAKGIIRIADRDNNVSYFSKYLMDPVSGISYDEPQPNTFSFNSPYGACEKCDGLGYIFVVDEASVIPDPKLSIINGGLAPIGEYRETWIFHVLKALAKKYDFSLSVPIEKIPREKLDIILNGSHEIITVAVEYNKWNVQNYQVTFDGLIRMLEEQQERKGEEVSDDLEAYRVLKTCPVCSGARLKKESLHFKVDEKNIFELACMDIKTLQTWFINLEDRLNERQNIIAREILKEIRARIGFLLDVGLSYLTLDRTARTLSGGEAQRIRLATQIGSQLMNVMYILDEPSIGLHQRDNDRLIKALKNLRDLGNTVLVVEHDKDMILEADYVIDMGPAAGVHGGAVVAEGTPQQLMSAHTLTTSYLNGEREIAIPKKRREGNGKFLTLKKATGHNLKKVTVQFPLGKFIGVTGVSGSGKSSLITETLYPILNHHFFRAKKQPLTYEKIEGLENLDKVIEIDQTPIGRTPRSNPATYTGVFSDIRALYVQLPESKIRGYKPGRFSFNVKGGRCETCQGAGLKVIEMNFLPDVQVPCEECGGKRYNRETLEVRYRGKSISDVLDMSIEDATAFFEHIPSIYRKVKTLNDVGLGYITLGQSSLTLSGGEAQRVKLATELSKKDTGNTFYILDEPTTGLHFEDINVLLGVLQQLVDKGNTVLVIEHNLDVIKVVDHVIDLGPEGGSGGGQILYKGSPEGLCKVKESFTGQFLAKEMHS; this is encoded by the coding sequence ATGAGCAAAAAAACAGTTGATCTGGGCGAACAAAGCGAAGTGGAAGTGTACGGTGCCCGGGTACATAATTTAAAAAATATTGATGTTTCTTTTCCGCGTAACCAGCTTGTAGTGGTTACCGGCTTAAGTGGTAGCGGCAAATCATCTTTGGCTTTTGATACAATTTATGCCGAAGGTCAGCGCCGGTATATGGAAACTTTTTCGGCCTATTCGCGCCAGTTTATGGGCGGTATGGAACGGCCGGATGTAGATAAAGTATCAGGCCTGAGTCCGGTAATAGCTATTGAGCAAAAAACGACCAGCAAAAACCCACGTTCAACTGTAGGTACTATTACTGAAATTTACGATTTTATGCGCCTGCTGTATGCCCGTGCAGGCGAGGCGTATTCGTATGTAACAGGCCACAAAATGGAGCGCATGAGTGAAGATCAGATTCTGCGCACCATTATGGACAAGTTTGACGAGCAACCGGTTAATATACTTGCCCCAGTGGTAAAAGGTCGTAAAGGTCACTATCGCGAGCTATTTGAGCAGATACGTAAACAGGGCTACCTTAAAGTGTATGTAGATGGCGCTATCATGGATGTGGAGCCAAAAATGCAGGTTGACCGCTACAAAATACACGATATTGATATTGTGGTTGATCGTTTGGTAATTAGCGAAAAGGACAGCAAAAGATTATACACTTCGGTACAATCGGCCTTAAAAATTGCCAAAGGCATTATTCGTATTGCTGATCGCGATAATAATGTTTCCTATTTCAGTAAATACTTGATGGATCCGGTATCCGGTATCTCATATGATGAACCACAGCCTAATACCTTTTCTTTTAACTCGCCTTATGGTGCCTGTGAAAAGTGCGATGGTTTAGGTTATATTTTCGTGGTGGATGAAGCTTCTGTAATCCCTGATCCGAAACTAAGCATCATCAACGGAGGCTTAGCTCCAATTGGTGAGTATCGAGAAACGTGGATATTTCATGTGCTTAAAGCGCTGGCCAAAAAGTATGATTTCTCATTATCGGTACCTATTGAAAAAATACCACGCGAAAAATTGGATATTATCCTGAATGGTTCGCACGAAATTATAACGGTTGCGGTAGAGTACAATAAATGGAACGTACAGAACTACCAGGTAACGTTTGATGGCCTAATACGTATGCTGGAAGAACAACAGGAGCGTAAAGGTGAAGAAGTATCAGACGACTTGGAAGCTTATCGCGTACTGAAAACCTGTCCGGTATGTAGTGGCGCCCGCCTGAAAAAAGAGTCATTACACTTTAAAGTGGATGAAAAGAACATTTTTGAGTTGGCCTGCATGGATATTAAAACCTTGCAAACCTGGTTCATTAATCTGGAAGACCGCTTAAACGAGCGCCAAAATATCATTGCCCGCGAAATATTGAAGGAAATACGCGCGCGTATTGGCTTTTTGCTGGATGTAGGCTTGAGTTATTTGACTTTAGACCGCACAGCCCGCACATTATCAGGCGGTGAAGCGCAGCGTATCCGCTTAGCTACACAAATTGGCTCACAGTTAATGAATGTAATGTACATTCTGGATGAGCCTAGTATTGGCTTGCATCAGCGCGACAATGACCGTTTGATTAAAGCCTTGAAAAATTTGCGCGACTTAGGCAACACGGTTCTGGTAGTTGAGCACGATAAAGATATGATACTGGAAGCCGACTACGTGATTGACATGGGCCCGGCTGCTGGTGTACATGGCGGAGCAGTAGTAGCTGAAGGTACTCCGCAGCAATTGATGTCGGCACATACTTTAACCACTTCTTACTTAAACGGCGAGCGTGAAATTGCAATACCTAAAAAGCGCCGTGAGGGTAATGGTAAGTTTTTAACGCTGAAAAAAGCAACCGGCCATAACCTGAAAAAAGTAACGGTACAATTTCCATTAGGCAAATTCATTGGGGTTACCGGTGTATCAGGCAGTGGCAAATCCAGCCTGATTACTGAAACCTTATACCCTATCCTGAACCACCATTTCTTCAGAGCTAAAAAACAACCTTTAACTTATGAAAAGATTGAAGGCTTGGAGAATTTAGATAAAGTAATCGAGATTGATCAAACCCCTATTGGTCGCACGCCACGTTCTAATCCAGCTACATATACTGGGGTTTTCTCAGATATTCGTGCTTTGTACGTGCAATTACCTGAATCTAAAATTCGGGGATATAAACCTGGTCGCTTCTCCTTCAACGTAAAGGGCGGAAGGTGTGAAACCTGCCAAGGAGCCGGCCTAAAGGTAATTGAAATGAACTTTTTACCCGACGTTCAGGTACCTTGCGAAGAATGTGGCGGCAAGCGTTACAATCGTGAAACACTAGAGGTACGTTATAGAGGAAAATCTATTAGTGATGTGCTGGATATGAGTATTGAAGATGCTACTGCATTTTTTGAGCATATTCCTTCTATTTACCGTAAGGTAAAAACGTTGAACGATGTAGGTTTAGGTTATATTACTCTAGGTCAATCTTCATTAACCCTTTCAGGTGGCGAAGCTCAGCGCGTAAAATTAGCTACTGAGCTATCTAAAAAAGATACCGGCAACACTTTTTATATTTTGGACGAACCTACTACCGGCTTACACTTTGAGGACATCAACGTATTACTGGGCGTTTTACAACAGCTGGTTGATAAAGGCAATACCGTATTGGTAATTGAACATAACTTAGATGTAATTAAGGTAGTGGATCATGTAATTGATTTAGGTCCTGAAGGTGGATCAGGTGGAGGCCAGATTTTATACAAAGGCAGCCCTGAAGGTTTATGTAAAGTAAAGGAAAGCTTTACGGGTCAGTTCTTGGCAAAAGAAATGCATAGTTAG
- a CDS encoding DUF4097 family beta strand repeat-containing protein yields MKKFILIAFMACNSLATLAQNHWSEVPYLTQSLSDKAIKEVLVSTEGGSIQVSGVEPSQARIEVYVVPNNNQDLTQEELKQRMEEYYTLRITDNNHELHAKAERKHDNTDWRKSVSIGFKIYVPQMVATNLTTAGGSIHLTNLTGEQNFVTSGGSLHVNQVIGKIKGSTSGGSIHVTNSQQYIELTTSGGSITASNCTGTIKLATSGGSLKLNQLKGDIDASTSGGSVNGDDISGKLLASTSGGSIDLTALACNLEGATSSGSIHVQMREMGKYIKLNTSAGHIDVQLPQQKGLDLNLKGSRVNAAINGSFDGRQEKDRIEGKLNGGGALIEAYASNGSVNVKFD; encoded by the coding sequence ATGAAAAAGTTTATCCTTATTGCTTTCATGGCTTGTAACAGCCTAGCGACACTTGCTCAAAATCATTGGAGTGAAGTACCTTATTTAACACAATCTTTATCAGACAAGGCTATCAAAGAAGTTTTAGTGAGTACGGAAGGCGGTAGCATACAGGTTAGCGGCGTTGAGCCCTCACAAGCCCGGATAGAAGTGTATGTTGTTCCCAATAATAACCAGGACTTAACCCAAGAGGAACTAAAACAACGTATGGAAGAATACTATACGTTAAGAATTACGGATAACAATCACGAACTACATGCAAAAGCTGAAAGAAAGCATGACAATACAGATTGGCGCAAGTCGGTAAGTATTGGCTTTAAAATATATGTACCGCAAATGGTAGCTACCAACCTAACTACCGCTGGTGGCAGCATACACCTTACTAATCTTACCGGCGAGCAGAACTTTGTAACCAGCGGTGGCAGCTTACACGTCAACCAAGTAATTGGAAAAATAAAGGGCAGCACCAGTGGTGGAAGTATTCATGTTACCAACTCACAACAGTACATTGAACTAACTACTAGTGGTGGAAGCATTACAGCCAGCAATTGTACAGGTACTATAAAACTAGCTACTAGCGGAGGCTCACTTAAGCTCAACCAACTAAAAGGTGATATTGATGCATCAACCAGTGGTGGTAGCGTAAACGGAGATGATATATCAGGAAAATTATTAGCTAGCACTTCTGGCGGTAGCATTGATTTAACCGCATTAGCCTGCAACCTGGAAGGAGCCACTAGCTCCGGCAGCATTCATGTACAAATGCGTGAAATGGGTAAATATATAAAACTGAACACCAGTGCTGGCCATATTGATGTACAGTTACCACAGCAAAAAGGCTTGGATTTGAATTTGAAAGGTAGCCGGGTAAATGCTGCGATTAATGGCAGTTTTGATGGCAGGCAGGAGAAAGACCGTATTGAAGGAAAGCTTAATGGTGGCGGCGCTTTAATAGAAGCTTACGCCTCAAACGGCAGCGTGAATGTAAAATTTGATTAA
- a CDS encoding IS1182 family transposase encodes MGGKIVFKEYDPDQLTFLPYKLEELVPTGHPVRIVKQVVDAVDVKPINRKYKGGGASSFHPRLMLKLLVYGYLTNTYSSRKLEEQAAQNVHFMWLLGMKKPDHNTINRFRSEKLSGVLKQIFSQIVLLLEQEGIVSLKEAVFTDGTKIESAANKYTFVWGKNIKANKDKMKAQLDELWGYAQSIAAEELKDTAPLEYSEINPEKVKETISKINAALDDKEDVDKKVKQKLNYAKKHWPESLARYDEQEKLLAGRNSMSKTDPDATFMRMKEDHMLNGQLKPAYNLQISTQEQFILNYTLHQTSTDYQTLSSHIEQYQALYKDLPKAIVADAGYGSDENYGVLARKGIEAYIKYNTFDKEQKDGIKAFSNDSLHYNEAENYLVCPIGQWMAHIGNGQRVTSSGFVQLISRYRAQNCEGCPMRGVCHTTQGNRVVEINHSLRQHKQAAKERLNTEQGINLRKRRPADVEPVFAQLKHNHGFRRFLLKGMSKAEVEIGLLSIAHNLRKWKT; translated from the coding sequence ATGGGAGGCAAGATAGTCTTTAAGGAATATGATCCAGACCAGTTAACGTTTTTACCGTACAAACTGGAGGAACTGGTACCGACAGGTCATCCGGTCCGTATCGTTAAACAGGTCGTGGACGCGGTAGATGTCAAACCGATCAACCGGAAGTACAAAGGCGGCGGGGCGTCAAGTTTCCATCCCCGGCTGATGCTGAAGCTGCTGGTTTACGGCTATCTGACCAATACTTATTCCTCACGCAAACTGGAAGAACAGGCCGCGCAGAACGTACACTTCATGTGGCTTTTAGGGATGAAAAAGCCCGACCACAACACCATCAACCGTTTTCGCAGCGAGAAGTTGTCAGGCGTCTTAAAGCAGATCTTCTCACAAATCGTGTTGCTGCTCGAGCAGGAAGGTATCGTATCCTTGAAAGAAGCCGTTTTTACTGATGGTACCAAGATCGAATCAGCGGCGAACAAGTACACCTTCGTATGGGGCAAAAACATCAAGGCGAATAAAGATAAGATGAAAGCCCAGCTTGATGAACTGTGGGGTTATGCGCAAAGCATTGCCGCCGAAGAACTAAAAGATACAGCGCCCTTGGAATATAGTGAGATCAACCCGGAGAAAGTAAAGGAAACCATCTCAAAGATCAATGCAGCCTTAGATGATAAAGAAGACGTAGACAAAAAAGTAAAGCAAAAGCTGAACTACGCAAAGAAGCACTGGCCGGAGAGCCTGGCACGGTATGACGAGCAGGAAAAGTTATTAGCCGGCCGTAACAGCATGTCAAAGACCGACCCGGATGCCACCTTCATGCGGATGAAGGAAGACCATATGCTGAACGGACAACTTAAGCCGGCCTATAACCTGCAGATATCCACCCAGGAGCAATTCATCCTTAATTATACCCTGCATCAAACCTCAACCGATTACCAAACCTTGTCTTCCCATATTGAACAATACCAAGCCTTATATAAAGACCTGCCCAAAGCCATTGTTGCCGACGCCGGCTACGGATCGGATGAGAACTACGGTGTGTTAGCGCGAAAAGGCATTGAGGCTTACATCAAATACAATACGTTCGATAAGGAACAAAAGGACGGTATCAAAGCGTTCAGTAACGACAGCCTGCATTATAACGAAGCGGAGAATTACCTTGTTTGTCCGATAGGTCAATGGATGGCGCATATCGGTAACGGTCAGCGAGTCACTTCATCTGGTTTTGTACAACTGATCAGCCGTTACCGTGCCCAGAACTGTGAAGGTTGCCCGATGCGTGGTGTTTGCCATACTACACAGGGTAACCGGGTCGTTGAGATCAACCACAGCCTAAGACAACATAAACAGGCAGCCAAAGAACGGTTGAATACAGAACAGGGTATCAACCTCAGGAAACGAAGGCCGGCCGATGTGGAACCGGTATTCGCCCAATTAAAGCATAACCATGGCTTCAGACGATTCCTGCTGAAAGGGATGTCCAAGGCCGAGGTCGAAATCGGCTTATTATCCATCGCACATAACCTAAGAAAATGGAAAACCTGA
- a CDS encoding lipoprotein signal peptidase gives MKPSYVKPFLIAALIILADQIIKTWVRTHMYQGQEIHFLGNRGMLLYTENNGMAFGWELGGVAGKLALSLFRIGAVIGIGYALVHLIRYKYHRGLIMNVALIFAGALGNIIDSAFYGLIYQNKGLFEGRVVDMFYFPIIQGHFPMWFPVWKGEEFIFFRPIFNLADSAISIGVIMILIYQNRYFKKQELEVSSPHSEIVEE, from the coding sequence ATGAAACCATCGTACGTTAAGCCTTTCTTGATAGCCGCGCTGATTATACTGGCCGACCAGATTATTAAAACCTGGGTACGCACACATATGTACCAAGGGCAGGAAATTCATTTTCTGGGCAATAGGGGGATGCTGTTGTACACTGAAAACAACGGTATGGCTTTTGGCTGGGAATTGGGCGGGGTAGCTGGTAAACTGGCTTTATCCTTGTTCAGGATAGGTGCGGTAATTGGTATTGGCTACGCGCTGGTTCACCTTATTCGGTATAAATATCATCGTGGGTTGATTATGAACGTTGCACTGATATTTGCCGGAGCATTGGGAAATATTATTGATTCTGCTTTTTACGGTTTAATATACCAGAATAAAGGCTTGTTTGAAGGCCGGGTAGTAGATATGTTTTACTTCCCTATCATTCAAGGCCATTTCCCAATGTGGTTCCCGGTTTGGAAAGGCGAGGAGTTTATCTTTTTCAGACCGATATTTAACCTGGCCGATTCTGCTATATCTATCGGTGTAATCATGATTTTGATTTATCAGAACCGCTATTTCAAGAAGCAGGAATTGGAAGTGAGCAGTCCGCATAGTGAAATAGTAGAGGAATAA
- a CDS encoding TraR/DksA family transcriptional regulator, whose translation MSTTPNEKTRYSDAELQEFKEIILDKIRVAREELNSLASSLSNPNLNGTDDTAGTYKTLEDGSATLEKEQINQLAARQKKFIEQLEAALVRIENKTYGVCRVTGKLIQKERLRAVPHTTMSMEAKLKQ comes from the coding sequence ATGAGCACTACTCCAAACGAAAAAACCAGATATTCTGATGCAGAGTTGCAAGAATTTAAAGAAATTATTCTGGATAAAATACGTGTAGCACGTGAAGAATTAAATTCATTGGCTTCCTCATTAAGCAATCCTAACCTGAATGGTACTGATGATACTGCAGGTACTTATAAAACGCTGGAAGATGGCTCAGCTACGCTGGAAAAAGAACAAATTAATCAGTTAGCTGCCCGTCAGAAAAAGTTTATTGAGCAACTTGAAGCTGCTTTAGTACGTATAGAAAACAAAACTTATGGTGTATGCCGTGTAACTGGTAAGCTGATACAGAAAGAGCGTCTGCGTGCCGTACCTCATACTACCATGAGTATGGAAGCTAAACTGAAGCAGTAA